A single region of the Ketogulonicigenium vulgare WSH-001 genome encodes:
- a CDS encoding ABC transporter substrate-binding protein: protein MVSYVKAVAGASAIASLLPALAAYAQPAPTTGGTYYHALEAAVTCIDPPTQIFHVALNVGRQLVDSLVDQDPQTGAIVPWIAERWDISEDAQTFTFHLRQGSHFADGAPIDAAAVQANIDRIAALGPRAVGAAPLLIGYTGTEVIDPQTVRITFDRPAVQFLQALSGAWFGLISPNDLGKSADALCAGDFAGSGPFITASYQGDTEIVLQRRDGYDSHSSLAGHTGDAYVDALHLVVIPEAGNRAGAVQTGEVHSASNIAFQHVPLLEQLGLTLLSPHIPGMTESLIFNRETAIGQDDAVRQAIQHAINSEELIRTVWGPSWTPRTAVLSESTPGWADFSDLLTFDEGRANAILDEAGWLRGEDGFRSRDGQRLSVRIIMSSPASDQLVKQQLAAVGIDYNIERLDSATSTARVQAGEYDIYKWQMTRADPAILNAVWNSNRTSQGVARSPASELDDLLLVQESAIDTAARAAAAADVQRYLIENALVVPLVDRAWTYAIHPSGHGLRLDGETKLVFFDVFTDR, encoded by the coding sequence ATGGTGTCTTACGTCAAGGCCGTCGCGGGTGCGTCGGCCATCGCTAGCCTATTGCCCGCCCTCGCCGCCTATGCGCAGCCTGCGCCCACCACCGGCGGCACCTATTACCATGCGCTGGAAGCGGCGGTGACCTGTATCGACCCGCCGACCCAGATCTTTCACGTCGCGCTGAACGTGGGCCGCCAATTGGTGGATTCGCTGGTTGACCAAGACCCGCAGACCGGCGCCATCGTGCCATGGATCGCCGAGCGCTGGGACATTTCCGAGGATGCCCAAACCTTTACCTTCCATCTGCGGCAGGGCAGCCATTTTGCCGATGGCGCGCCGATTGATGCGGCGGCGGTGCAGGCCAATATCGACCGCATCGCCGCGCTTGGCCCCCGTGCCGTGGGCGCCGCGCCGCTGCTGATCGGTTACACCGGCACCGAGGTGATCGACCCGCAGACCGTCCGCATCACCTTTGACCGCCCCGCCGTGCAATTCCTGCAAGCACTGTCGGGCGCATGGTTCGGGCTGATCTCGCCCAACGATCTGGGCAAATCCGCAGATGCGCTTTGTGCCGGTGACTTCGCAGGCTCTGGCCCCTTCATCACCGCCAGCTATCAGGGCGATACCGAGATCGTGCTGCAACGCCGCGACGGCTATGACAGCCATTCCAGCCTGGCGGGCCACACCGGCGACGCCTATGTCGATGCGCTGCATCTGGTCGTGATCCCCGAGGCCGGCAACCGCGCCGGCGCCGTCCAGACGGGCGAAGTGCATTCGGCATCGAATATCGCCTTCCAACATGTGCCGCTGCTGGAACAGCTGGGCCTGACGCTGCTGTCACCGCATATCCCCGGCATGACGGAATCGCTGATCTTCAACCGCGAGACCGCCATCGGCCAAGATGACGCCGTGCGCCAAGCCATCCAGCATGCCATCAACAGCGAAGAGCTGATCCGCACCGTCTGGGGCCCCAGCTGGACGCCGCGCACCGCCGTTCTGTCCGAAAGCACCCCCGGCTGGGCCGATTTCAGCGACCTGCTGACCTTTGACGAGGGCCGCGCCAACGCCATTTTGGACGAGGCCGGTTGGCTGCGCGGCGAGGACGGCTTCCGCAGCCGCGACGGCCAGCGCCTCTCCGTGCGGATCATCATGTCCAGCCCGGCCTCGGATCAGTTGGTGAAACAGCAGCTCGCTGCCGTTGGCATCGACTACAATATCGAGCGGCTGGATAGCGCGACCTCGACCGCGCGGGTGCAGGCGGGTGAATATGACATCTACAAATGGCAGATGACCCGCGCCGACCCCGCAATCCTGAACGCGGTCTGGAATTCGAACCGCACGTCGCAGGGCGTGGCGCGCAGCCCGGCCTCGGAGCTCGATGATCTGCTGCTGGTGCAGGAATCCGCGATTGATACCGCCGCCCGCGCCGCAGCCGCCGCAGATGTCCAACGCTATCTGATTGAAAACGCACTGGTTGTGCCGCTGGTTGATCGCGCCTGGACCTATGCGATCCATCCCAGCGGTCACGGTCTGCGTCTGGATGGCGAGACCAAGCTGGTGTTCTTCGACGTCTTCACCGACCGCTAA
- a CDS encoding type II toxin-antitoxin system HipA family toxin has translation MGRRRAYPPLDVYMNARLVGQFARQSGGAHLFTYAQSWLDWPGRLPISRALPLQGARHQGAAVIAVFDNLLPDHPQIRDRLAARVGAGGADAFSLLAEIGRDCVGALQFLPAGEVPDAQGLQADPLSAAQIGALLSNLSAAPLGLDRTRDFRISVAGAQEKTALLRQGDQWFAPRGATPTTHILKPAIGLLPSGVDLRNAPQNEHFCLRLLAGFGLRVADTQVADFNGLSTLVVTRFDRLWTADGRLIRLPQEDCCQALGVPSSLKYQSDGGPGIREISALLQASDQPVQDRLDFFKANILFWLMGATDGHAKNFSLSMAPGGRFRLAPLYDVISLQPALAAGQMQPGDMRLAMRMGASRYYRIGDITGRHILESGLDAGLSRVQVLAICAEIAESAAAAFEAASDTVQDQEMIAAIRAGFDQRLPRLMTMT, from the coding sequence ATGGGACGTCGCCGGGCCTATCCGCCATTGGATGTCTATATGAACGCACGTCTTGTCGGGCAGTTTGCGCGGCAAAGCGGGGGCGCGCATCTGTTCACCTATGCGCAAAGCTGGCTGGACTGGCCGGGCCGGCTGCCGATCTCGCGGGCGTTGCCATTGCAGGGCGCACGCCATCAAGGCGCGGCGGTGATTGCGGTTTTTGACAACCTGCTGCCCGATCACCCGCAGATCCGCGACCGTCTGGCGGCGCGGGTCGGGGCGGGCGGTGCGGATGCGTTCAGCCTGCTGGCCGAGATTGGGCGCGATTGCGTCGGCGCGCTGCAATTTCTGCCAGCGGGCGAGGTGCCTGACGCGCAGGGGCTGCAGGCCGATCCGCTGAGCGCGGCGCAGATTGGCGCGCTGCTATCGAACCTGAGCGCCGCGCCGCTGGGGCTGGACCGCACGCGGGACTTCCGCATTTCGGTCGCTGGGGCGCAGGAAAAGACGGCGCTGCTGCGGCAGGGCGATCAGTGGTTCGCGCCGCGCGGGGCGACCCCTACGACCCATATCCTGAAACCCGCGATCGGGCTGCTGCCCAGTGGGGTCGATCTGCGCAACGCCCCCCAGAACGAGCATTTCTGTCTGCGCCTGCTGGCCGGTTTCGGTCTGCGCGTGGCTGACACGCAGGTTGCGGATTTCAATGGCCTCAGCACGCTGGTTGTCACCCGGTTTGACCGGCTGTGGACGGCGGATGGGCGGTTGATCCGCCTGCCGCAAGAGGATTGCTGTCAGGCCCTCGGCGTGCCGTCCAGCCTGAAATATCAAAGCGATGGCGGCCCGGGCATCCGCGAGATCAGCGCGCTGTTGCAGGCCAGCGATCAGCCGGTGCAGGACCGGTTGGATTTTTTCAAGGCGAATATCCTGTTCTGGCTGATGGGCGCGACCGATGGCCATGCCAAGAATTTCAGCCTGTCCATGGCCCCCGGCGGGCGGTTCCGGCTGGCACCGCTGTATGATGTGATCAGCCTGCAACCGGCGCTGGCGGCGGGGCAGATGCAGCCCGGGGATATGCGCCTCGCGATGCGGATGGGGGCAAGCCGCTATTATCGCATAGGGGATATCACCGGCCGCCATATTCTGGAAAGCGGGCTGGATGCCGGATTGTCGCGGGTGCAGGTCCTGGCGATTTGCGCTGAGATTGCCGAAAGCGCCGCCGCGGCCTTTGAGGCGGCATCAGACACAGTGCAGGACCAGGAGATGATCGCGGCGATCCGCGCGGGGTTTGACCAGCGCTTGCCCAGACTGATGACAATGACCTGA
- a CDS encoding LLM class flavin-dependent oxidoreductase: MTTTIPRLRLGFLTNGAFSEHDAGGAAQGHRDAVDLFRLGEQLGYDAGWIRNRHFDNYVSSPLTVLAAASAVTQHITLGTAIIPMGYEHPIRLAEDVSTLDLLSGGRVELGIAGGIPSFDAIFNGTDGPGWAKATPKKVVDFLDAIRGTSYGTTPQGDDLHLRPLSPGLADRIWYGAGTPDSAQRAAGLGLDLVLSAIAPSLGLPFDAAQKAVVDAHRAAWTRTDRAPRFTTARTFFPALNDRQRALYQGYGDLRQSQGPAASRPKGALTPAEPAGRANSTGGLMSPEIVGSPAEVIDYLLADVAVREAGELLIFLPPGFSHAENVELMENIATHVAPALGWRPAR; this comes from the coding sequence ATGACCACGACCATTCCGCGTCTGCGCCTTGGCTTTTTGACCAATGGCGCCTTTAGCGAACATGATGCAGGCGGCGCGGCCCAAGGCCACCGCGACGCCGTTGATCTGTTTCGCCTAGGCGAACAGCTGGGCTATGACGCGGGCTGGATCCGCAACCGCCATTTCGACAATTACGTCAGCTCCCCCCTGACGGTGCTGGCGGCGGCCAGCGCGGTGACCCAGCATATCACGCTGGGCACCGCCATTATCCCAATGGGTTATGAGCATCCGATCCGTCTGGCCGAGGATGTCTCGACCCTTGATCTGCTGTCCGGAGGGCGGGTCGAGCTGGGCATCGCGGGCGGCATTCCCAGCTTTGATGCGATTTTCAACGGCACAGACGGCCCCGGTTGGGCAAAGGCAACGCCCAAGAAAGTCGTGGATTTCCTCGATGCCATTCGCGGCACATCTTACGGGACGACGCCGCAGGGCGATGATCTGCACCTGCGCCCGCTCAGCCCTGGGCTGGCTGACCGCATCTGGTATGGCGCGGGCACGCCCGATAGCGCGCAGCGTGCAGCGGGGTTGGGCCTCGATCTGGTACTGTCGGCGATCGCGCCCAGCCTCGGCCTGCCGTTCGATGCGGCGCAAAAGGCGGTGGTCGATGCGCATCGCGCGGCATGGACCCGCACGGATCGCGCCCCGCGCTTTACAACCGCGCGCACATTCTTTCCGGCCCTCAATGACCGCCAGCGCGCCCTTTACCAAGGCTATGGCGATTTGCGCCAATCGCAGGGCCCCGCCGCCTCGCGCCCCAAAGGCGCGCTAACCCCGGCCGAGCCCGCAGGCCGCGCCAATTCCACCGGCGGCCTCATGAGCCCAGAAATCGTCGGCTCGCCCGCCGAGGTGATCGACTATTTGCTGGCCGATGTCGCGGTGCGCGAGGCGGGCGAATTGCTGATCTTCCTGCCCCCCGGTTTCAGCCATGCCGAGAATGTCGAGCTGATGGAAAACATTGCCACCCATGTCGCCCCTGCCCTAGGGTGGAGACCAGCGCGGTAA
- a CDS encoding ABC transporter permease — protein sequence MAILKFWAARLGQSAFVLWAAFTFSFVILYLLPSDPVSLLLGQDGAAGAPDAQTVAALNAEFGLDQGWIAQYFQRLGQFLTLDFGNSIQHRRPVTDLVAEVLPATLHLSLLALGLALVLGVALAVAASMTRMGWLRQVLQSIPPTILALPGFWIGLVLLQVFAFQLRWVPSLPNRGALSMILPVVTLALPTAAIIGQILTKSLLGTWRQPFVQVARARGLSQWDILHRHVARNAILPALTMAAIIFGNLLTGTIITETVFSRGGLGRLIERAVTQQDIPLVQFMVVFSAFVFVVINLLVDAAYPALDPRIRRPRAV from the coding sequence ATGGCGATTTTGAAATTCTGGGCGGCGCGCCTTGGGCAATCAGCCTTCGTGCTTTGGGCCGCCTTCACCTTCAGCTTTGTGATCCTATATCTGCTGCCCTCGGACCCTGTCTCGCTGCTGCTGGGACAGGATGGCGCGGCAGGCGCGCCCGATGCGCAGACGGTCGCCGCGCTGAATGCGGAATTCGGCCTGGATCAAGGCTGGATCGCCCAGTATTTTCAGCGCCTTGGCCAATTCCTGACCCTCGATTTCGGCAATTCCATCCAGCACCGCCGCCCCGTCACCGACCTCGTGGCCGAGGTGCTGCCCGCCACGCTGCACCTCAGCCTGCTCGCGCTTGGCCTTGCGCTGGTGCTGGGGGTGGCGCTTGCGGTGGCCGCCTCGATGACCCGGATGGGGTGGCTGCGGCAAGTGCTGCAAAGCATCCCGCCGACCATTCTGGCCCTGCCGGGGTTCTGGATCGGGCTTGTGCTGTTGCAGGTCTTTGCCTTTCAGCTGCGCTGGGTGCCCTCGCTGCCCAATCGCGGCGCGCTGTCGATGATCCTGCCGGTGGTGACGCTGGCGCTGCCGACGGCGGCGATCATCGGGCAGATCCTGACGAAAAGCCTGCTGGGCACATGGCGGCAACCCTTCGTGCAGGTCGCCCGCGCCCGCGGCCTGTCGCAATGGGACATCCTGCACCGCCACGTCGCACGTAACGCCATCCTGCCCGCGCTGACCATGGCCGCGATCATCTTTGGCAACCTGCTGACCGGCACGATCATCACCGAAACCGTCTTCTCGCGCGGCGGGCTTGGCCGGTTGATCGAGCGGGCCGTCACCCAGCAGGACATCCCGCTGGTGCAATTCATGGTGGTGTTCTCTGCCTTTGTCTTTGTCGTCATCAACCTGCTGGTCGATGCTGCCTATCCGGCGCTTGACCCGCGCATCCGCCGCCCCCGCGCGGTCTGA
- a CDS encoding dipeptide ABC transporter ATP-binding protein, giving the protein MNDLALDLNGLTLSYRTKTGESRTILNDINLQIGAGEAVSLVGESGSGKTSLGMAVLGLLAPNASATYRSLTIGGEKITSWRDPLWRQILGNQLALVPQDPNVSLNPVRKIGAQMVENLILHRLATPPEARARAADLLDRVGIDRPLQRLNQFPHELSGGQQQRVLIAMAFSSNPKLIVADEPTSGLDVTVQRIVLDQLDKLRQEFNTAVLLITHDIGVAADRTDRSIVMQLGKMVEQGPVRQVLTRPSHAYTQALIAAAPALHGARRAPSAGLSPAAPGAALVQAQALTKRFGSHPVLHGVSLNIARHSTVAIVGESGSGKSTLARAITGLERIDSGILTFDGVPVPQQGHRALRQHFRRVQMVYQNPYSALDPRFTVAQSIAEPLANFDRPTRATLHRRTSEALDAVALPQSYLTRLPSELSGGERQRVAIARGLILRPDLLVLDEPVSALDVSVQGQILQLLVDLQAEFQLTYLFISHDLAVVRQISDEVHVLNQGRIVSSGPTAQVFDASTDPYTRRLLAAIPGQSLSGQSLDLERI; this is encoded by the coding sequence ATGAACGATCTCGCCCTCGACCTTAACGGCCTCACCCTGTCCTATCGCACAAAGACGGGCGAGAGCCGCACCATCTTGAACGATATCAACCTGCAGATCGGCGCGGGCGAGGCTGTCTCGCTGGTCGGTGAAAGCGGCTCGGGGAAAACCTCGCTGGGGATGGCGGTGCTGGGGTTGCTCGCGCCCAATGCCAGTGCGACCTATCGCAGCCTGACCATTGGCGGCGAGAAAATCACATCCTGGCGTGATCCTTTGTGGCGGCAGATCCTGGGCAACCAACTGGCGCTGGTGCCGCAAGATCCAAACGTCTCGCTGAATCCCGTGCGCAAGATCGGCGCGCAGATGGTCGAGAACCTGATCCTCCACCGCCTTGCCACCCCGCCCGAGGCCCGCGCGCGTGCCGCCGATTTGCTGGACCGCGTCGGCATCGACCGCCCCCTCCAGCGCCTGAACCAATTCCCGCATGAGCTATCGGGCGGCCAGCAACAGCGTGTGCTGATCGCAATGGCGTTCTCATCGAACCCCAAACTGATCGTCGCAGATGAGCCAACTTCGGGTCTTGATGTAACAGTGCAGCGCATCGTGCTGGATCAATTGGATAAACTGCGGCAAGAGTTCAATACCGCCGTCTTGTTGATCACCCATGACATCGGTGTTGCCGCCGACCGCACCGACCGCAGCATCGTCATGCAGCTCGGCAAGATGGTCGAACAGGGGCCGGTGCGACAGGTGCTGACACGCCCCAGCCATGCCTATACCCAAGCGCTGATCGCCGCCGCCCCCGCGCTGCATGGCGCGCGCCGTGCGCCGTCGGCGGGCCTATCCCCCGCCGCGCCGGGCGCAGCACTTGTGCAGGCGCAGGCGCTGACGAAACGCTTTGGCAGTCACCCGGTGCTGCATGGCGTCTCGCTGAATATTGCGCGGCACTCGACCGTGGCGATTGTGGGGGAAAGCGGCTCGGGCAAATCGACCCTCGCCCGCGCGATCACGGGGTTAGAGCGCATCGACAGCGGCATTTTGACATTCGACGGCGTGCCGGTGCCGCAACAGGGCCACCGCGCGCTGCGCCAGCATTTTCGTCGCGTGCAGATGGTTTACCAGAACCCTTACTCCGCCCTCGATCCCCGCTTTACCGTCGCCCAAAGCATTGCCGAGCCGCTGGCGAATTTCGATCGCCCGACCCGCGCCACGCTGCACCGCCGCACATCCGAGGCGCTGGATGCCGTCGCTTTGCCGCAAAGCTATCTGACGCGCCTGCCGTCCGAGCTGTCGGGGGGCGAGCGCCAGCGCGTCGCCATCGCGCGCGGGCTGATCTTGCGACCCGACCTTTTGGTGCTGGACGAGCCGGTCTCGGCGCTCGATGTCTCGGTGCAGGGGCAGATCCTGCAATTGCTGGTCGATCTGCAGGCGGAATTCCAGCTCACCTATCTGTTTATCTCGCATGATCTGGCGGTGGTGCGGCAAATATCGGATGAAGTTCACGTGTTGAACCAAGGCCGGATCGTCTCATCCGGCCCGACCGCGCAGGTCTTTGACGCAAGCACAGACCCCTACACGCGTCGCCTGCTGGCGGCGATCCCCGGACAATCCTTAAGCGGACAATCCCTAGATTTGGAGCGAATTTGA
- a CDS encoding helix-turn-helix domain-containing protein, with product MDHIIRSPKDIGHVLRQARKAGGLSQADLAAKAGLWQRTVSTLETGAADARLETLFDLLAALDLELQVVPRSRTDPDSFADLF from the coding sequence ATGGACCATATCATTCGCTCACCCAAAGATATCGGACATGTGCTGCGGCAGGCCCGCAAGGCAGGGGGGCTGTCGCAGGCTGACCTTGCCGCAAAAGCGGGCCTGTGGCAGCGCACGGTTTCCACGCTGGAAACCGGCGCGGCGGATGCAAGGCTGGAAACGCTGTTTGATCTGCTCGCCGCGCTGGATCTGGAATTGCAGGTCGTGCCGCGCAGCCGCACCGATCCCGACAGTTTTGCCGATCTGTTCTGA
- a CDS encoding response regulator, which produces MPNRNIRFLLVDDIRDNMVALEALLRRDGLEVDMAGSAPEALEMMLLRDYSLAFVDVHMPDINGYELAELMRGTERTREIPIIFVTAAERNETRRFRGYEAGGVDYIFKPIDPVMLKSKAEVFYRIARQAKELEAQRDELRGIARDRDLAIASLRAHANNSPLALVECDADLSVRGWSEGAERLFGIKQDDVIGRTLNCAGCFDQSALDMLHNWVASLDHHARHTAEILATSPGGPLNCEIYGSVLTDPALGRTSLSLQILDVTERHRAEEVRSLLVGELNHRIKNTLANVQAIMRQTLRTSGDLKEFGGRFSGRLQALARAHSILSNVTWSSASMDEVIDDQIKAGTLDNDSLHREGPKIALSPENTLRLALVLHELGTNATKYGALSTPDGHVTLKWQIEGEDLVLEWRESGGPPVSQPQGKGFGSSLIATGFGDSRASVDWRPEGVVWTIKVARGFERMHSPRAIAVPHQQPAPTRDAAIAGLRVLVVEDEPLVAMDISLGLEEGGATIVAVARSLDEAVRSAQLADVDVALLDGNLAGDPVDQVARILHDRGVPFCFVSGYGREHLPTGYPDAPILAKPASPDMLLSTLRKITSKKVLANAVSE; this is translated from the coding sequence ATGCCTAACCGTAATATCCGGTTCCTTTTGGTTGATGATATCCGCGACAATATGGTCGCGCTCGAGGCCCTCTTGCGCCGAGACGGGCTAGAGGTCGACATGGCTGGCTCCGCCCCCGAAGCGCTGGAAATGATGCTGCTGCGTGATTATTCACTGGCTTTTGTTGACGTGCATATGCCCGATATCAACGGCTATGAATTGGCGGAACTGATGCGCGGCACCGAACGCACGCGCGAAATCCCCATCATCTTTGTCACCGCCGCCGAGCGCAACGAAACCCGCCGTTTCCGCGGCTATGAGGCGGGCGGCGTCGATTACATCTTCAAGCCAATCGACCCGGTGATGCTGAAATCCAAGGCCGAAGTCTTTTATCGCATCGCCCGTCAGGCCAAAGAGCTCGAGGCGCAGCGCGACGAGCTGCGCGGCATCGCCCGCGACCGCGACCTTGCCATTGCCAGCCTGCGCGCCCATGCGAATAACTCGCCCCTCGCGCTGGTGGAATGCGACGCAGACCTGTCGGTGCGTGGCTGGTCCGAAGGGGCCGAGCGTCTGTTTGGCATCAAACAGGATGATGTGATTGGCCGCACGCTCAATTGCGCTGGCTGTTTCGACCAAAGCGCGCTGGATATGCTGCATAACTGGGTCGCATCGCTGGATCATCATGCGCGCCACACGGCGGAAATCCTTGCAACCAGCCCCGGCGGGCCGCTGAACTGCGAAATTTACGGCTCGGTTCTGACCGATCCCGCGCTGGGGCGCACCTCGCTGTCGCTGCAAATTCTGGATGTGACCGAACGCCACCGCGCCGAAGAAGTCCGCTCGCTGCTGGTGGGTGAATTGAACCACCGCATCAAAAACACCTTGGCGAATGTGCAGGCAATCATGCGGCAGACGCTGCGCACCTCTGGCGATCTAAAGGAATTCGGCGGGCGGTTTTCGGGCCGTTTGCAGGCGCTTGCGCGCGCCCATTCGATCTTGTCCAATGTGACATGGTCCAGCGCCTCGATGGACGAGGTGATCGACGATCAGATCAAGGCCGGCACGCTGGACAATGACAGCCTGCACCGCGAGGGGCCGAAAATCGCCCTCTCGCCGGAAAACACGCTGCGCCTTGCGCTGGTGCTGCACGAACTCGGCACGAATGCCACAAAATATGGCGCGCTTTCGACCCCCGATGGCCATGTCACCCTGAAATGGCAGATCGAGGGCGAGGATCTGGTGCTGGAATGGCGCGAAAGCGGCGGCCCGCCTGTTTCCCAACCGCAGGGCAAGGGCTTTGGCTCGTCCTTGATTGCCACCGGATTTGGCGACAGCCGCGCCAGCGTCGATTGGCGGCCCGAAGGCGTGGTCTGGACAATCAAGGTCGCGCGCGGCTTTGAGCGGATGCACAGCCCCCGCGCTATTGCCGTCCCGCATCAGCAGCCCGCCCCGACCCGCGATGCCGCCATTGCGGGCCTGCGCGTGCTGGTGGTCGAGGACGAGCCGCTGGTCGCCATGGATATCAGCCTCGGCCTCGAAGAAGGCGGCGCAACCATTGTGGCGGTGGCGCGCAGCCTCGACGAGGCGGTGCGGTCGGCCCAACTGGCCGATGTTGATGTCGCGCTGCTCGATGGTAATCTGGCGGGCGATCCGGTCGATCAGGTGGCGCGGATCTTGCATGATCGCGGCGTGCCGTTTTGCTTTGTCTCTGGCTATGGCCGCGAACATCTGCCGACCGGTTATCCCGACGCCCCGATCCTTGCCAAACCCGCCTCGCCCGACATGCTGCTGTCGACATTGCGCAAGATCACGTCGAAAAAAGTCCTCGCCAACGCTGTTTCGGAATAA
- a CDS encoding ketopantoate reductase family protein — translation MTHRYVIIGGGAIGMQLAGRLTLAGLNALLITRGAQYQALSTAPLHLHHPQGTDQVQIAVANSPEAARLTRNDILVVATKTQDVEQVVTQWAWQPLEGDTSGAPGALAADLPIVILQNGTAAEDIARRRFSQVISVASIVPVSYLEPGHVTSRAAPKNGYFQLGRLTGASLPTDDTLAQIAGDFEAAGFVTRIRDNITARKYEKLLFNATNAVDVFEGTADERRALTAALTAETRAILSAAGVNLDLGAPDVDIAVELGTNRVPAGNTNSAAQRSTWQSFARGKPSEVDYLNGDIVLLARQHGLDAPLNARVQRLLGLAQTLGEAPQTRHIRDVLLKD, via the coding sequence TTGACCCATCGTTATGTCATCATCGGCGGCGGCGCCATTGGTATGCAACTGGCGGGCCGCCTGACTTTGGCGGGCCTCAATGCCCTGCTGATCACGCGCGGCGCGCAATATCAGGCGCTGTCCACCGCCCCGCTGCACCTTCACCACCCTCAAGGCACCGATCAGGTGCAGATTGCGGTCGCCAATAGCCCCGAGGCCGCCCGCCTTACCCGCAATGATATTCTGGTCGTCGCGACCAAAACCCAAGATGTCGAACAGGTTGTGACCCAATGGGCCTGGCAGCCGCTAGAGGGCGACACATCCGGCGCGCCCGGTGCGTTGGCCGCCGATCTGCCCATCGTCATCTTGCAAAACGGCACCGCCGCCGAGGATATCGCCCGTCGCCGCTTTTCTCAGGTGATCTCGGTCGCCAGCATTGTGCCGGTCTCTTACCTTGAACCCGGCCATGTCACCTCGCGCGCGGCGCCCAAGAACGGCTATTTCCAACTGGGCCGCCTGACGGGTGCCAGCCTGCCCACGGATGACACTCTGGCGCAGATCGCCGGTGATTTCGAAGCCGCCGGTTTCGTCACCCGCATCCGCGACAACATCACCGCGCGCAAATATGAAAAGCTGCTGTTCAACGCAACCAATGCCGTCGACGTATTCGAAGGCACCGCCGATGAACGCCGCGCGCTGACCGCCGCCCTGACGGCCGAAACACGTGCCATCCTAAGTGCCGCAGGCGTGAACCTCGATCTTGGTGCACCGGATGTGGATATCGCGGTCGAACTTGGCACCAACCGCGTGCCCGCCGGCAACACCAACAGCGCGGCGCAGCGCTCGACCTGGCAAAGCTTCGCGCGCGGCAAACCCTCCGAGGTTGATTACCTGAACGGCGATATCGTCCTGCTGGCGCGCCAGCATGGGCTGGACGCGCCGCTGAATGCCCGCGTCCAGCGCCTTTTGGGCCTTGCGCAAACCTTGGGCGAAGCGCCCCAAACCCGCCACATTCGTGATGTGCTTTTGAAAGACTGA
- a CDS encoding ABC transporter permease produces the protein MSDLSMPRARNACLPGFTQNIGIILSLALVALIALAAVVPSLFTHYDPLYADTAAALQGPSAAHWFGTDQFGRDLFARVIYGAGPSLAATALAVAIALVVGSLIGLISGYLGGWADAVIMRLVDVLLAIPGLLLSMAVVAALGFGATKVAIAVGIASVAVFARLMRAEVVRVAASRYIEAARLGGASRLTILFRHILPNAAGTVLTLAALEFGGAILAISALSFLGYGAQPPQPEWGSLISGGRDFIAVAPWLTLSPGLVIISTVLAANRISRALDPDQSLVK, from the coding sequence ATGTCCGACCTGTCCATGCCCCGCGCCCGCAATGCGTGCCTGCCCGGCTTCACCCAAAATATCGGGATTATTCTGTCCCTTGCGCTGGTGGCGCTGATCGCGCTGGCGGCGGTGGTGCCCAGCCTGTTCACCCATTACGACCCGCTTTACGCCGACACCGCCGCCGCGCTGCAAGGGCCGTCGGCGGCGCATTGGTTCGGCACCGATCAATTCGGCCGCGACCTGTTCGCGCGGGTGATCTATGGCGCGGGGCCATCGCTTGCCGCCACCGCGCTGGCCGTCGCCATTGCGCTGGTGGTCGGCTCGCTGATCGGGTTGATCTCGGGCTATCTGGGCGGCTGGGCCGATGCGGTCATCATGCGCCTTGTCGATGTGCTGCTCGCGATCCCCGGCCTTTTGCTGTCGATGGCGGTCGTCGCGGCGCTGGGATTTGGCGCAACCAAGGTCGCCATTGCCGTCGGCATCGCCTCGGTCGCGGTCTTTGCCCGCCTGATGCGCGCCGAGGTCGTCCGCGTCGCCGCCAGCCGCTATATCGAGGCCGCGCGCCTGGGCGGCGCCTCGCGCCTGACGATCCTGTTCCGCCATATCCTGCCGAATGCGGCGGGCACGGTGCTGACGCTGGCCGCGCTGGAATTTGGCGGCGCAATCCTCGCGATTTCGGCCCTCAGCTTTCTTGGTTACGGCGCGCAGCCGCCGCAACCCGAATGGGGCTCGCTGATCTCGGGCGGGCGCGATTTCATCGCCGTCGCGCCTTGGCTAACGCTGTCCCCCGGCCTTGTCATCATTTCAACCGTGCTGGCCGCGAACCGCATCAGCCGCGCCCTCGACCCCGATCAGAGCCTTGTAAAATGA